The segment ATAGCAAACAGCACGACACCTTCCAGAAAGGCTTCGTAAAGCGCTGAAGGGTGGCGTGGCTCTGGCCCCATACCAGGGAAGGGCATGCCCCACGGTAGTGACGTCACCCGCCCGGGTAGCTCATGGTTGATGAAATTACCAATTCGCCCTGCACCTAAACCAATCGGTACCAGCGGGGCAATGAAGTCCGCGAGGGTAAAAAAAGCTAGTTGTTTACGACGGGCAAATAACCATGCGGCAAGCAGTACGCCTAATAAACCACCATGAAAACTCATGCCGCCATCCCATACGCGGAACACCCATAACGGGTCAGCCGTCCACTGTCCTAGTCCGTAAAACAGTGCGTATCCTAATCGCCCCCCCACCACCACACCAATGGCGCAGTAAAAAAGCAAATCACCGATATCATCTTTCGTAAGCTCAATACGTGGCGCCCGTTTACACCCCAGCCACCATGCCGCAACAAACCCCACCACATACATTAAGCCGTACCAATGCACCTGCAACGGGCCAAGTGAAATCGCTACAGGGTCGATCGTTGGATAATTAATCATCGAGAATCTCTAAAGCAAACAGAAAGAAAACAGCAGTGTGGCATCAGTGAATTACGCCAATATGAAGCGCAAACCCACCACGGCCAACAGCGTTGCAAATGAAAACCTAAGCACGTTGGCAGGGAGAATATGGGCCAAGCGTACGCCAAGCCGCGCAAAGGGAACGCTTGTTAGCACAATTCCAAGAAAGGCTGGCCACAGGATAAAGCCTGTCGCCCACTGGGGAAGAAGCGGATTCCCCCACCCTACAACAATAAACGTTAACGCCCCAACCGCCGCTATTGGTAAGCCACACGCCGCAGAGGTTCCCACCGCTTGGGTCATGCTTGCACCACACCGTGAAAGCCAAGGCACTGTCATTGTGCCTCCTCCGATACCAAACAGTGCTGATATGGCCCCCACTACGCCACCTGCAATGGTCATAGAAACTTTTCCCGGTGGCGTACTGCCTGGCTTTGGCGAAAGGCCAACAATCATTTTGGTTGCCAACAGCAATACGAACACCCCGAATAATGTTCCCAAAACGGTGCCAGAAAGGTTGCCAGCAATAAATACACCCCCGATGGCTCCCAACATAAGTCCGGGCAACAACGCCATGAACCATGGCTTATGAATACTGCCTTTCCGGTAGTGCCCTAATGCTGACGAAGCCCCTGTGATTACAATTGTTGCCAGGGAGGTGCCTACCGCAAGATGCATGATGATGTCAGGAGCAACCCCTTGCAGGCCAAATGCAAAGACAAGCGCAGGCACAATGATTAAACCGCCCCCTACTCCAAACAAACCAGCCATGGTGCCTGCCACTGCGCCTAGCAACAAATACCCTGCCAAAATACTTAATATTGTCATTTATTTTGCACCTGACTATTCGCGACAGGAACCCATTTGCTAATCATGCTGAGCAGTGTTTCAGGTTTATAGGGCTTGGCTAGTACGTCATCCATTCCTGCGGCGTTATAAGCGCCATGACCAGCATTATCAACGTTCGCGGTGAGAGCAATCAAAACACTGCGCCGCTGACTGCCACTATGACGCTCAAAGTTTCGCCAGCGGCGTGCGGCTTCTAGCCCGTCTAAGGTTGGCATAAAAATATCCATAAACACGAGATCATAAAAAACCGTTTGCTGGCAGTCTAAAGCCTGCTCACCACTACTGACGCCGTCTACCTGAAACCCCTGGGTTTCGAGCATTTGGCGCGCAAGCATTAAATTAACAGGGCCATCGTCAACTACCAAGA is part of the Halomonas sp. GT genome and harbors:
- a CDS encoding sulfite exporter TauE/SafE family protein; its protein translation is MTILSILAGYLLLGAVAGTMAGLFGVGGGLIIVPALVFAFGLQGVAPDIIMHLAVGTSLATIVITGASSALGHYRKGSIHKPWFMALLPGLMLGAIGGVFIAGNLSGTVLGTLFGVFVLLLATKMIVGLSPKPGSTPPGKVSMTIAGGVVGAISALFGIGGGTMTVPWLSRCGASMTQAVGTSAACGLPIAAVGALTFIVVGWGNPLLPQWATGFILWPAFLGIVLTSVPFARLGVRLAHILPANVLRFSFATLLAVVGLRFILA
- the lgt gene encoding prolipoprotein diacylglyceryl transferase; the protein is MINYPTIDPVAISLGPLQVHWYGLMYVVGFVAAWWLGCKRAPRIELTKDDIGDLLFYCAIGVVVGGRLGYALFYGLGQWTADPLWVFRVWDGGMSFHGGLLGVLLAAWLFARRKQLAFFTLADFIAPLVPIGLGAGRIGNFINHELPGRVTSLPWGMPFPGMGPEPRHPSALYEAFLEGVVLFAILWWVSAKPRARGFVSGLFLLGYGVFRFMVEFVRMPDAHIGYLAFGWFTMGMLLTLPMIALGLVLIVWSRNQPIDAKV